In a single window of the Nicotiana tomentosiformis chromosome 10, ASM39032v3, whole genome shotgun sequence genome:
- the LOC138891377 gene encoding putative late blight resistance protein homolog R1B-13, whose amino-acid sequence MFPEKPEEYRLFVHSSQDQIDLWQTSRSNIRSLIFNVIDLDSLSWPRDISFIFDNFKLVKVLDLESFNIGGTFPGEIQYIIHMRYFAAQTDANSIPSSIAKLWNLETFVVRGLGGEVILPSSLLKMVKLRHIHVKRRASFSLHENMSESLANYQLDNLETFSTPRLSYGEDAEIILKKMPNLRKLSCIFSGTFGYSEKVKGRCVHFPRLEFLSCLKSLKLVSNSYPAKLPHVFSFPSRPRELTLSKFRLPWSQISSIAELPNLEILKLLLRAFEGDEWEVKDSEFPELKYLELDDLNIARWFVSEDAFPMLECLVLTKCKQLKEIPSPFEDAASLRSIEVNWCSWSVANSALEIERMQHEDMANGAFTVTIQPPDWAGSSGGATVFKGWSSERPLPEN is encoded by the coding sequence ATGTTTCCTGAAAAGCCTGAGGAATACCGGTTATTTGTTCATTCTTCCCAGGATCAGATTGATCTGTGGCAGACATCTCGCTCGAACATTCGCTCTTTAATATTCAATGTGATTGATTTGGACAGCTTGTCATGGCCGCGTGATATCTCCTTCATCTTCGACAACTTCAAACTTGTTAAGGTGTTGGATTTAGAATCATTTAACATAGGTGGTACTTTTCCCGGTGAGATACAGTATATAATTCATATGAGATACTTTGCTGCTCAAACTGATGCAAATTCAATTCCTTCATCCATAGCTAAGCTTTGGAATCTTGAAACTTTTGTGGTAAGAGGATTGGGTGGAGAGGTGATATTACCTTCTTCTCTTTTGAAGATGGTTAAATTGAGGCATATACATGTAAAACGTCGTGCTTCATTCAGTCTGCATGAGAACATGAGTGAATCTCTTGCTAATTACCAATTGGATAATTTGGAAACGTTTTCCACTCCACGTCTCTCTTATGGTGAAGATGCagaaataatattaaaaaagaTGCCAAATTTGAGAAAGCTAAGTTGCATATTTTCGGGGACATTTGGTTATTCAGAGAAAGTGAAGGGTAGGTGTGTTCATTTCCCCAGATTAGAGTTTCTAAGCTGCCTCAAGTCTCTTAAGCTTGTTTCCAACAGCTATCCAGCTAAACTTCCACATGTCTTCAGTTTCCCCTCAAGACCAAGGGAATTGACTTTGTCAAAGTTTCGTCtgccttggagccaaatttcgaGTATTGCAGAACTGCCTAACTTGGAGATTCTAAAGTTACTTCTCAGAGCATTTGAAGGGGATGAATGGGAAGTAAAAGATTCAGAGTTCCCTGAACTCAAATACTTAGAACTGGACGACCTCAATATTGCCCGGTGGTTTGTCTCTGAGGATGCTTTTCCTATGCTTGAATGTTTGGTTTTAACAAAATGTAAGCAGCTTAAGGAAATCCCTTCTCCTTTTGAAGATGCTGCATCTCTAAGAAGCATTGAGGTAAACTGGTGTAGCTGGTCTGTTGCCAATTCGGCCCTGGAAATTGAAAGAATGCAACACGAAGACATGGCAAATGGTGCGTTCACAGTTACAATACAACCTCCAGATTGGGCTGGAAGCAGTGGCGGAGCTACAGTGTTCAAAGGGTGGTCAAGCGAACGCCCTTTGCCAGAAAATTAA